A window from Cricetulus griseus strain 17A/GY unplaced genomic scaffold, alternate assembly CriGri-PICRH-1.0 unplaced_scaffold_256, whole genome shotgun sequence encodes these proteins:
- the LOC113838982 gene encoding mothers against decapentaplegic homolog 1-like has product MNVTTLFSLTSPAVKRLLGWKQGDEEEKWAEKAVDVLVKKLKKKKGAMEELAKALSCPGQPSNCVTIPCSLDGRLQVSHRKGLPHVIYCGVWRWPDLQSRHELKPLDCCEFPFSSKQKEVCINPYHYKRVESP; this is encoded by the coding sequence ATGAATGTGACCACCTTGTTTTCCCTCACAAGTCCAGCTGTGAAGAGACTTCTAGGTTGGAAACAGGGTGACGAAGAAGAAAAATGGGCAGAGAAAGCTGTGGACGTGTTGgtgaaaaaattgaagaaaaagaaaggggccATGGAAGAGTTGGCGAAGGCCCTGAGCTGCCCGGGACAGCCAAGTAACTGTGTCACCATTCCCTGCTCCCTGGATGGCAGGCTGCAGGTGTCCCACCGGAAGGGATTGCCTCATGTCATTTATTGCGGAGTGTGGCGCTGGCCAGACCTCCAGAGCCGCCATGAACTGAAGCCtttggattgctgtgagtttcctTTCAGTTCCAAGCAGAAGGAGGTGTGCATCAACCCCTATCA